From a region of the Lactuca sativa cultivar Salinas chromosome 4, Lsat_Salinas_v11, whole genome shotgun sequence genome:
- the LOC111899680 gene encoding protein THYLAKOID ASSEMBLY 8, chloroplastic — protein MAITSVSCNVSIKTRMSFTDCVGLPNCPTLDFGQPGRGSSCSRIPMRVTMRDRSKNRKPLQKGRNLSIEAIQTIQALKRAPKSVEKQQVIDSKFSRLLKFDMMAILRELLRQENSVLALMVFAEIKKEYWYKPQVSLYAEIISVLAKNNMYDDVDMIFLELKTEKGRLEGKTEGFNLFLETLMSYNITRLAMDCFELMKEVGCEPDRSTFKLLVSYLESKGERSLSESIRQEAWKYYGDSIEYVDEQDEMATS, from the exons ATGGCAATCACAAGTGTGAGTTGTAATGTATCCATAAAAACAAGAATGAGTTTTACAGATTGTGTGGGACTTCCAAACTGCCCGACACTTGATTTCGGGCAGCCGGGCAGAGGAAGTTCATGTAGCCGGATTCCAATGAGAGTAACAATGAGAGACCGAAGCAAGAACAGGAAACCATTGCAAAAAGGTAGGAATCTTAGCATTGAAGCCATTCAAACAATTCAAGCACTCAAAAGAGCTCCAAAATCTGTAGAAAAACAACAAGTTATTGATTCCAAGTTTAGTAGATTACTCAAGTTTGATATGATGGCCATCCTCCGTGAACTTCTTCGCCAAGAAAATTCCGTTCTTGCCCTTATG GTTTTTGCAGAAATCAAAAAGGAATATTGGTATAAACCACAAGTATCATTATACGCAGAAATAATATCGGTTTTGGCAAAGAATAACATGTATGATGACGTGGATATGATTTTTCTTGAATTAAAAACCGAAAAAGGTAGATTAGAGGGTAAAACCGAGGGGTTTAATTTGTTTTTGGAAACTTTGATGAGTTACAACATCACTAGACTTGCCATGGATTGTTTTGAGTTGATGAAAGAGGTTGGTTGTGAGCCCGATAGATCAACGTTTAAGTTATTAGTAAGTTATTTAGAATCCAAAGGAGAAAGGAGCCTTTCTGAAAGTATTAGGCAAGAAGCTTGGAAATATTATGGTGATTCTATTGAGTATGTAGATGAGCAAGATGAGATGGCCACTAGTTAG
- the LOC111899679 gene encoding uncharacterized protein LOC111899679, whose product MSLRIKTVVDKFVEELKQALDADIQDRIMKEREMQSYIEEREREVAEREAAWKAELSRREAEIARQEARLKMERENLEKEKSVLMGTASNQDNQDGALEITVSGEKYRCLRFSKAKK is encoded by the exons ATGTCGTTGAGGATAAAAACGGTGGTGGACAAATTCGTAGAGGAACTGAAGCAAGCTTTGGATGCAGACATACAAGACAGAATCATGAAGGAGAGAGAGATGCAGAGTTACATTGAAGAGCGTGAGCGGGAGGTAGCCGAACGTGAAGCAGCCTGGAAAGCCGAACTCTCTCGTCGCGAG GCAGAAATTGCTAGACAAGAAGCGAGATTGAAGATGGAGAGAGAGAACCTGGAGAAAGAGAAGAGTGTGTTGATGGGAACAGCATCCAATCAAGATAATCAAGATGGGGCCCTTGAAATTACTGTAAGTGGTGAGAAATACCGATGCCTAAGGTTCTCAAAGGCCAAAAAGTGA
- the LOC111899678 gene encoding pre-mRNA-splicing factor ATP-dependent RNA helicase DEAH10, whose translation MPSMATGDRRNFNPNSNGTNNHPQFVPKLLNGDQKSDSFARRQKIEQQRRSLPIASVEKRLVEEVRKNDTLIIVGETGSGKTTQLPQYLFNGGFCRDGGTIGITQPRRVAAVTVAKRVAEECGVELGQKVGYSIRFEDMTSTSTRIKYMTDGLLLREALLDPYLSRYSVIVVDEAHERTVQTDVLLGLLKDVQKKRSQKTFSESNNNGTLVKEENNGEGEGSSVSVVKPQLVRKLNPLKLIIMSASLDARGFSEYFGGAKAVHVQGRQFPVDILYTTQPETDCLDAALVTIFQIHLEEGPGDILVFLSGQEEIESIEGLVRENLKKLPEANQKVLILPLFSSLPSEKQMKVFAPAPVGFRKVILATNIAETSVTIPGIKYVIDPGLVKVRSYSPDSGIESLIVVKTSKAQALQRSGRAGREGAGKCFRLYPESRFEGLDDSTIPEIKRCNLSNVILQLSALGVDDILGFDFMEKPDRMAVIRSLELLYLLGALTDEKKLSDPIGHQMARLPLEPNDSKALILASQFDCLEEMLIVVAMLSVESIFYAPRDKLEESRTVIKSFSSPEGDHITLLNVYRASLEFLEKNKMENSKEKAEKNLRKWCKDNFVNSRSLKHARDIYNQIRENVERMGLKISSCGDDMVPLRRCLAASYFLNAALKQPDGTYRVLANGQIAEIHPTSVLRRAKSECIIFYNLVQTTRNYVRNVTRIDYLWLAELAPQCYALKD comes from the exons ATGCCTTCCATGGCTACCGGAGACAGAAGAAACTTCAATCCCAACAGCAATGGCACCAACAATCATCCTCAATTCGTACCTAAACTCCTTAACGGCGATCAGAAATCCGACTCTTTTGCCAG GAGACAGAAGATTGAGCAACAGAGAAGATCTTTGCCTATTGCTTCAG TTGAGAAAAGACTTGTTGAAGAAGTCAGGAAAAATGATACCTTGATAATTGTTGGTGAAACCGGAAGCGGGAAGACCACAC aGTTGCCCCAGTACTTGTTCAATGGAGGGTTTTGTCGCGATGGAGGAACAATTGGAATCACTCAACCAAGACGTGTTGCTGCAGTAACTGTTGCAAAACGTGTAGCTGAAGAATGTGGTGTTGAGTTGGGCCAAAAAGTTGGGTACTCCATTAGGTTTGAAGACATGACCTCTACCTCGACAAGAATCAAATACATGACAGATGGATTGCTATTAAG GGAAGCACTTTTGGACCCCTATCTCTCAAGATACTCAGTTATAGTTGTTGATGAAGCTCATGAGAGAACAGTCCAGACAGATGTGCTTTTAGGCTTGCTGAAAGATGTACAAAAGAAGAGATCTCAAAAAACTTTTAGTGAATCTAATAACAATGGAACACTGGTGAAGGAAGAAAATAATGGTGAAGGTGAAGGTAGCAGTGTTAGTGTTGTGAAGCCACAATTAGTAAGAAAGTTAAATCCATTAAAGTTAATCATCATGTCTGCTAGTTTGGATGCACGAGGGTTTTCAGAGTATTTTGGTGGTGCAAAAGCTGTTCATGTTCAGGGGCGGCAGTTTCCAGTGGATATTCTGTACACCACCCAACCTGAGACAGATTGTTTGGATGCAGCTTTGGTTACAATATTTCag ATACATTTGGAGGAGGGGCCCGGTGATATACTTGTATTTTTGTCTGGTCAAGAAGAGATTGAGTCTATTGAGGGTCTTGTGCGTGAGAATCTTAAGAAACTACCTGAAGCCAATCAGAAAGTCTTAATCTTGCCATTGTTCTCTTCTCTTCCATCAGAGAAGCAAATGAAGGTTTTTGCTCCTGCTCCTGTTGGATTCAGAAAG GTAATACTGGCAACTAACATTGCTGAAACATCTGTGACAATACCTGGAATTAAATATGTTATTGATCCTGGATTGGTGAAAGTGAGGAGTTACTCTCCTGATAGTGGCATTGAGTCTCTAATTGTTGTTAAAACTTcaaaagctcaagctcttcaaaGAAG TGGGCGTGCAGGGCGTGAAGGAGCTGGGAAATGCTTTCGTCTTTATCCAGAGAGCAGATTTGAGGGACTTGATGATTCCACAATACCAGAGATCAAAAGATGCAACCTTTCTAATGTTATTTTGCAGCTTAGTGCTCTTGGTGTTGATGATATACTTGGGTTTGACTTCATGGAGAAACCAGATAG GATGGCTGTGATTAGATCACTGGAGTTATTATACTTGCTAGGTGCTTTAACAGATGAAAAGAAATTATCAGATCCAATTGGACACCAAATGGCACGTCTTCCATTAGAACCAAATGATTCAAAGGCTCTTATTCTAGCTTCTCAGTTTGATTGTTTGGAAGAAATGTTGATAGTTGTTGCAATGCTATCAGTTGAATCCATCTTTTATGCTCCTCGTGACAAGTTAGAAGAG TCGCGAACAGTTATTAAATCATTCTCGAGCCCTGAGGGAGACCATATTACTTTACTTAATGTTTATCGTGCGTCTCTTGAGTTTTTAGAGAAGAACAAAATGGAGAATAGTAAAGAAAAAGCTGAAAAGAATCTGAGGAAATGGTGCAAGGATAACTTTGTTAATAGTCGTTCCTTAAAGCATGCTCGTGACATTTACAA TCAAATCCGGGAAAATGTAGAACGGATGGGGCTTAAGATAAGTTCATGTGGAGATGACATGGTTCCACTTCGTAGATGTCTTGCTGCTTCTTATTTCCTGAATGCAGCCCTGAAGCAACCTGATGGAACCTAcag GGTTTTGGCAAATGGTCAGATTGCGGAGATTCACCCGACTTCTGTTCTACGACGTGCAAAATCAGAGTGCATAATATTTTACAATCTTGTTCAAACAACGCGTAATTATGTGCGCAATGTTACTAGAATTGATTATTTGTGGTTGGCAGAACTTGCCCCTCAATGTTACGCCTTGAAGGACTAG